The sequence TCCAGCCGCTCGTTATTGTTGCTGTCTTCAGTTGGGTCTAAAGCTCCATCGCCATCTGTATCTTCATTGACATACACCCCCGGTCCAAATGTGGAGCCGGCCACGCTATACGTTTCCAGGACAGCATTGCCGTTTAAATCTTCCGCCCTGTCCAAAGCCCCGTTGTGATTCTGGTCTTCGCCAAAATTGATTTTATTTCTTATATCGAAAACGGAATCCGAGGATTCCACGGTGACCTTGGTTCCGTTGATGAAAAAACTTCCCGAAAGCCCTAAAGCGCCCGTTGTTTGCGCATCGGACACCAGAACATCGACCTGAGCCAACCGGTCCGCTCGAACCGAAAAATTGGTCACCGGGCTGTTCTTTCCCGTTGCCACCTGGACCACGCCGCGCTTGGAAGACTTGCCACTGCGAAAATTCAAGGCGTCCTCCCCCTGCAATCGGGACACCCGGCTCTGCAGATTTTGCAAAGTGCTCTTCAGATCGTTGAGCCGGTCCCGTTTCAATTCGAGAAACCGTGACGTTTGCTCCAGACCATCGGCAATCGGGAGGCGTTGAGAGCTGGAACTTTGCGACAAAATTTTTACCGCATCCGCCGCCCGAAGTCTGGAGAAAGGCCCGGTCGCCTCCAGAGAATTGATTCCTGCCGAAGATTTATTGACGGAATCGAACAGAATATCTCTCTTATTTGAACGGGGCGTTTCTGTGAGAGCGATTTTCGCCTGCGGCTCTGCAAAGGAAGGGGAGCTTCTACTTCCCGGTGTGGGAGTAAAAAATAAAAATGCGGAATTTTGGCTTCCCGTGACTTGCATATAACAATCCTTCAAAAATGCAAGCTCTCGGGAAACAATTCAAGTGCCGGAAACCAATAACCGATAAGAGTATCAGGCAAGGCTTTGACTTGTCAGGCTTTTAAACAAAAAACGCCCGCCTCGCCGGTGTCGCGCAGATACAATTCGACTTTGGCTTCCAATAACCTGTTGAAGCCAGACCAGAATCCGGCAGGCTCCATTCAGGTGCAACGTGGCTGAAACCTAACCTTCTTAATGAATTGGGGGCGACCAACCATTCCAATTCTGGTAGAAGGTTTTCCCTCACCACCAGCCATTCGGTTGGAGATGAGGTTTGTCAGCTGTCTCCTCTAAGACATGTTTCCCTGAGAGAACCCCGATCAGCGTGACGCTGGCGGGCGTGGTATTTTATATTAAATTATCTATATTTTGCCCGGTTTCCGTTTGCGCGCTGACCGGGCTCGGGGGTTTCTTGCTACTTCCCTCCTGATCGTTTTTCACACTACTCGCTGTTGACTTGGCCGATTCCGACCCGGTAGAAGCATCTGATTGAATGATTCTTTGCGACGGAGCCTCCAACGCAGGTTCCTTCGCCGCCTCTGCTTTTTCCCGCTGGTGTTCAATCTCATCCACGGATTCAGCCACAATTTGCGGCTCTATTTTCACCTCATCCTTGGTTTGAAATTCCCGCAACTGCACTTCCGGGTTTTTTCTGTCAGAAGCCTGTTGTTCAATAATTCTGGAATTCTTGTCCGCTCCACTGGGTTGCACCCGGTTGCTCTTGCTTTCATCGATGCCATTGCTACTTTTCCCGGAAGAGTCTTCCGTTTTAGCCTGAACAGCGGCTTCGTCAGAATCACGGACTCCCCTGGCGTTGCTATTTTGCAGATCTCTTAATTTTTGCGCCGACCCGCGCTCATTTTCAATCTGTTCCTTTTCAGGGCGCAGGTTGTCCACATTCCTTTTACCTTCATCGATTCGGCTACCTCTGCCTTGCTCCTGGGCTTCCTGGCTGATGCGAACCTTATCCTCCTCTTTAGCGACCTGTCGGGCCGCTTTCGCCTGCGCCTGGGTCACCACACGCTTACTTCCGGTATTCTCCTCGGCTTCCTTGCGAATTGAACTCGAACGCCTTGTCTGCAAAGGACCGAAAGCATCCGGGGAACTCGCTGACGACTCACTCACCTGTACCATTATCGTTTCCTCCAAAAAGTAACTTAAACAACCAAGAACACGATCCCCTTACCCCGGAACACACTCAAAACAACAAAAATCAACTAACTAAAACATTTGAAAAACCGCCACTAAAGTTTTATGCTTATATGCCGATAGTATGATTAGGATAATTATTAGATAAATTTTATTTTACCTAAAAAAAACCACACCCAAGGCGCTTCCAAATCTCGTCTCATAAAAAAGTTAGGGGATCACACAGGGCTTATCGGAAAAAATCCGCAAAACTTTACCCCTAGTTTACTTTTTTATTCAAAAAATTCAAATAGTTAGAGAACTTTTTCGGGTTGGAAAGAGAAAAGGAGGGGAAAACCTATACAAAACCGATGCTTGCAATTTTTCCGGTTCTGGGGGAATTATTCGGGGTTTTTAGTTTTTATCGCCAAGGATTTTCGGCAGGTACTCGTCCCATTCGGTATAGTGCGGCAGAATTTCATATTCCAACAAATCCGCAAGCAGCACCCAATCATTATTTTTATTGGCCTCTACCATTTGCCGGGTCCATTCCACGAGCTTTTCTTGCCGGGCCTCGAAGTTTTTTCTATCCAACACGACCGCTTCCGTCTGCAAATCATCCACTTTTTCAATGGTATCCATGACTTCAGAAAACCAATCCATGCCATCGATTATATTAATGAAGAATTTGTTGGCCTCCTGCTCACTTCCCGATCGGAAAAGATCCGCGGCTTTTTGAATGCCGGGAAGCAATTTTTTCAGATAATTCTGGGCATTGATGATATTTTTTTCCAGAATTTCATTTAAAGAGGCAATTTCTGTTTCCAGCGTCTCAATTTGAGAAACTGGAGTTTGGCGGGTTTCTGCGGAATCGTAGGCAACGACCGCATCATTCAAGCGAATATTACTGAAAAAATTTCCCTGCCCCGGTTCTTTGGCAAGGAGTTGGTCCAGAAGTTCTCCTAAAGTTCCCCCCTGGAAAGAGGGCGTGTTTTCCACACCGTTAACAAATATTTTCATCAAACCTCCACGCGAGCGTATTATCGGACCTTGCAAGGCGCATATTTTAATCCTTGTTCCGATCCATTGCAACATTCAATAAAGTTTGAATAATCGTCCCTTGAGAGACAATACATTGACAACCCTCGAAATTGTTTTTAATCTGTTAATTCCTTCTATTTATTGATCTATTAGTTTTCAGAGGCTCAGGGAATGATCGAACCTATAAATTCAGGCGGCATCAATCGGCTCCTCAATAGTATCGAAAAAAACAAATCCGGGCTGGGAAAGTCTTTGGAAAAAATCGCCTCCGGTCGACGTTTGAATCGGGCGGGGGAAGACCCTGCCGCAAATGCCATCGCCACTCAATTGCGTTCGGACATTCGCGCCCTGGGTCAAGCGGTTCGCAATGTCGATTCCGGGTCAAATTTTATCCGCTCTGCTGAAGGCGGGCTGAACACCATTTCGGAACTCACCGCTCGTGGCCGGGAACTGGCCTTACAAGCCGCAAACGGGACAATGGGCGATACCGAAAGACAAACCTTGAATGCAGAGTTCTCGCAGATAAAAAGCGAAATCGATCGAATTTCCAGCTCCAGTGAATTCAACGGGCAAAAGCTTCTGGACGGCTCCTTAAGCGCCCAATCCACCACACCTGTCGAAATTCAGGCCGGAACCGGGAGCGGCCCGGAAGACCGCATCAGCCTGAATGTCGTTGAAGCCACAGACACATAATCCTTAGGGATCAGTTCTACCGACCTATCCAGCGCAGATTCTGCCCGCCAGGCCCTGGGAGACCTGGACCAGGCGGCGGCAAGTGTGGCGGCATCCAGGGGACAGATTGGAGCTGT comes from Nitrospinota bacterium and encodes:
- a CDS encoding flagellin; this encodes MIEPINSGGINRLLNSIEKNKSGLGKSLEKIASGRRLNRAGEDPAANAIATQLRSDIRALGQAVRNVDSGSNFIRSAEGGLNTISELTARGRELALQAANGTMGDTERQTLNAEFSQIKSEIDRISSSSEFNGQKLLDGSLSAQSTTPVEIQAGTGSGPEDRISLNVVEATDT